A single Cupriavidus sp. D39 DNA region contains:
- a CDS encoding branched-chain amino acid ABC transporter substrate-binding protein, whose product MIRLRPLVAATAIFAAMGSGVAAADTVKIAFIDPLSGLMAPVGQNQLKSWQYVADIANQKNWGGGNKFEVVGFDNKLSPQESLTILKQAVDQGIRYIVQGNGSSVGMALEDAVAKHNERNPGKEIVYLNYAAVDPDMTNSKCNYWHFRLDANSDMKMEALTTFLAKDPNVKKVYLINQNYSFGHQVARAAKEYLKRKRPDIQIVGEDLHPLAQVKDFAPYAAKIKASGADTVITGNWGSDLALLIKAGKDAGLSTNYYTYYAATTGVPTAMGPSEAGHVKYVGYYNPNNKGFKGGDVIEGFKKKYNDDFYVMAAYTGISMLGKAFTDIKSTDPVKVAKALEGIKAESLNGTVEMRGSDHQAQQSLVVATWTKVDGKEVKFDQENTGFGWKTDALMDQYVAAQPTSCQMKRPG is encoded by the coding sequence ATGATCAGATTGCGTCCGCTCGTGGCCGCCACGGCCATTTTCGCGGCAATGGGTTCCGGGGTCGCGGCTGCCGATACGGTGAAGATTGCCTTTATCGACCCGCTGTCCGGGCTGATGGCGCCGGTGGGGCAGAACCAGCTCAAGAGCTGGCAGTATGTGGCGGACATCGCCAACCAGAAGAACTGGGGCGGTGGCAACAAGTTTGAAGTGGTTGGCTTCGACAACAAGCTCTCGCCACAGGAAAGCCTGACCATCCTCAAGCAGGCGGTGGACCAGGGCATCCGCTATATCGTGCAAGGCAACGGCTCCTCCGTGGGCATGGCGCTGGAAGACGCGGTGGCCAAGCACAATGAGCGCAATCCGGGCAAGGAGATCGTCTACCTGAACTACGCCGCGGTGGACCCGGACATGACCAACAGCAAGTGCAACTATTGGCATTTCCGGCTCGACGCCAACTCCGACATGAAGATGGAAGCCCTGACCACCTTCCTGGCCAAGGATCCCAACGTCAAGAAGGTTTACCTGATCAACCAGAACTACTCGTTCGGCCACCAGGTGGCGCGCGCCGCCAAGGAATACCTCAAGCGCAAGCGTCCGGACATCCAGATCGTCGGCGAAGACCTGCATCCGCTGGCACAGGTCAAGGACTTTGCCCCGTATGCGGCCAAGATCAAGGCCTCCGGCGCAGATACCGTCATCACCGGTAACTGGGGCAGCGACCTCGCGCTGCTGATCAAGGCCGGCAAGGACGCGGGCCTGAGCACCAACTACTACACCTACTACGCCGCCACCACTGGCGTGCCCACCGCCATGGGGCCGTCGGAAGCCGGGCATGTCAAGTACGTCGGCTACTACAACCCCAACAACAAGGGCTTCAAGGGCGGTGACGTCATCGAAGGCTTCAAGAAGAAGTACAACGACGACTTCTACGTGATGGCCGCGTACACCGGCATCTCCATGCTGGGCAAGGCGTTCACGGACATCAAGTCGACGGATCCGGTCAAGGTGGCCAAGGCGCTCGAAGGCATCAAGGCCGAAAGCCTGAATGGCACGGTGGAGATGCGCGGCTCGGATCACCAGGCCCAGCAATCGCTGGTGGTGGCCACCTGGACCAAGGTTGATGGCAAGGAGGTCAAGTTCGACCAGGAAAACACCGGCTTTGGCTGGAAGACCGATGCGCTGATGGACCAGTACGTGGCAGCGCAGCCGACTTCCTGCCAGATGAAGCGCCCGGGCTAA